AGTTGTCATGTCGAACACGCCCCCACGCCCACCCGGATCCGGCGGGCCTGCGCGCCCCGACCCGGACGGCGATCACGCGCTCGACCCGCAGCGGATGCTCGCGCTCATCGACGCGCAACAACACGCCGTCGACGGTCTTCATCTGCGCCCGGTGGCCTGGCTGTACTCGATCTGGGCCGTGGCCTGGTTCGTCGGCTACCTGCTGCTCTGGTCCGCCTACGACGGCGGAAACCCCTGGTTCCGCGTGTCCACGGTCGCGGCGGGATGGACCTTCGGCGTCCTCATCGGCTCCTCGATCCTGGCCAGCATCCTCATCGGCACCAGGATGGGACGCGGCGTGCGAGGCCTCTCCTCGTTCCAGGGCGGCATCTACGGCTGGTCCTGGGCGGGACTGTCGACCGCGGTCGGCGTGCTCGGGTCCGTTCTGGCCGAGAAGGGAGGCTGGGAGGTCTCGGCCCTCTACTTCCCCTCCGCCTACGCGGTCGTGGCCGGGGCGATGTACCTGTTCGGGGCGGCGCTGTGGCACTACCGCAGCCAGCTCGTGCTCGGCACCGTGCTCCTCGCGGCCGCGGCGATCGCTCCGTTCGCGGGAGTCCCCGGCACCTACGGGGTCATGGCGATCGCCGGCATCGCTTTCGGCGTGGCCGCGCTCGTGACCATCGCCAGGCTGCGCCGGAACGGTCGCGATCCCGCCCGGGGGGAGCTGCGTCGTCCCCGCGAGAGCGAGGAGCGATGAGCGAGCTCGACCCGGTGATCCACGCGACCGCCCGGCTGCGCATCACCGCCACGCTCGCGGCCCTGCCGGCCGGCGATCAGATGTCGTTCCCGCGGCTGCAGGGCCTGCTCGACATGACCGCCGGCAACCTCTCCACGCACCTGCGCAAGCTCGAGGACGCCGGCTACGTGTCCCCGACCAAGACCTTCGAGGGGCGCACACCCGCGACCTACATCGAGCTCACCACCCGCGGACGCCGCGCGTTCGAGGACTACACCCACACCCTCCGCGAACTGCTGGGAGACCCATCATGACCCTCGCCCGCCTCACCGGCGTGACCAAGACCTTCGGCGACGTGACCGCCCTCGATTCCGTGGACCTGACGATCGAGCCCGGCACGCTCGTGGGCATGCTCGGCCCGAACGGCGCCGGCAAGACGACCCTGCTCGGCCTCGTCCAGGGGCTGCGCGCCCCGAGTTCGGGCACGGTCGAACTCTTCGGAGCCGATCCGCGCGACTGGCGCGCCCGACGCCGGCTCGGATCCACCCCGCAGGAGACCGCCCTGCCGCCGACGCTGCGGGTGGGGGAGGTGATCGACTTCGTCGCCGGGCACTTCCCCGACCCCGTGCCGCGCGACGAGCTCGCCGCGGAATTCGGGCTGACCGACCTGTTGCGGCGGCAGACGGGCGCACTCTCCGGCGGCCAGAAGCGGCGCGTGTCGGTGGCGCTCGCATTCGTGTCCCGGCCCCGGCTCGTGCTCCTCGACGAGCCCACCACCGGGCTCGACGTCGAGGCCCGCCACGCCCTGTGGGAGGCCGTCCGGCGCCAGCACGAGCGCGGCGCGACCGTGGTGGTCACGAGCCACTACCTCGAGGAGATCGAGGCGCTCGCCCGCCGGGTCGTCGTGATCGATTCGGGTCGGGTGCTGATCGACGACGACGTCGCCTCCGTTCGCGATCGCGTCGGGCTGCGCATGCTCACGCTCCGTACCGCGGACGCCGCGGACACCGCGACGATCGCGGCGCTGCCGCAGATCGTCGACTCCCGCGCGGGCGCCGACGGCGCCACGACCTTCTACACCGACGACGCCGATGCCGCGACCCGCGCGATCGTCGGCTCCGGCGCAGACTTCCACGACCTGACCATCCGCGGGGCCACCTTGGAAGAGGCGTTCCTCACCCTCACCGCAAAGGCTCACTCATGACCTCGACCACCTCCACCACCTCCACCACCGCCCCGAGCGCGGGGCCGCGCCCGTCCGCCGGCCCCTCGCCGGTGCGGCTCGCGCTGCTGCACGCCCGGTACGGGCTCATCGAGACGTTCCGGATCCCGATCGCGATCATCGGCACGATGGTCTTCCCGGCGCTCGCGCTGCTGTTCTTCGTGGTGCCGCAGCGCGAGGTGGCGGACAACCCGCTCTTCGCCACCCAGGCCGTCATCTCCCTGGCCGTCTTCGCCGTCATGGCCAACAGCCTGTTCAGCTTCGGCATCTCGATCGCCGAGGACCGCGAGAAGCCGTGGGACCCGTATCTTCGCACGCTGCCCGCACCCGGCGGGGCGCGGGTGCTCGCGCACATCCTCTCCACCGGGATGCTCGGGCTCGCCTCGATCGTGCCGGTCGTGGTGGTCGGGGCGGTCTTCACCGCGGCCGATGCCTCGCTGCTCGGGATCGTCGGCGGGCTCGTGGCGATCTCGGTCTCGTCGCTGCCGTTCATGCTCATCGGGATCGCGATCGGGTACTCGATGCCCTCGAAGGCCGCGATCGCGGTGGTGCAGGTGATCATGTTCGGCTTCGCGTTCGCCGGCGGGCTGTTCCTGCCGCCGCTCATGTTCCCGCACTGGCTCGAGACGCTCTCGACGTTCTTCCCCTCCCGGCAGGCCCGTGAGCTGGTCATCTGGGCCGCCACCGGGGAGGCGCTGCCCGCGTGGTCGTGGCTCGGGCTGGCCGCCTGGATCGCCGGCACCATCGCGCTCGCGCTGTGGCTGTTCCGCCGCGATCAGGGCCGCCGGTTCCGGTAGCGGCGAGGATCGGGAGGACGGTCGATGGA
The window above is part of the Pseudactinotalea sp. HY158 genome. Proteins encoded here:
- a CDS encoding transcriptional regulator; this translates as MSELDPVIHATARLRITATLAALPAGDQMSFPRLQGLLDMTAGNLSTHLRKLEDAGYVSPTKTFEGRTPATYIELTTRGRRAFEDYTHTLRELLGDPS
- a CDS encoding ABC transporter ATP-binding protein codes for the protein MTLARLTGVTKTFGDVTALDSVDLTIEPGTLVGMLGPNGAGKTTLLGLVQGLRAPSSGTVELFGADPRDWRARRRLGSTPQETALPPTLRVGEVIDFVAGHFPDPVPRDELAAEFGLTDLLRRQTGALSGGQKRRVSVALAFVSRPRLVLLDEPTTGLDVEARHALWEAVRRQHERGATVVVTSHYLEEIEALARRVVVIDSGRVLIDDDVASVRDRVGLRMLTLRTADAADTATIAALPQIVDSRAGADGATTFYTDDADAATRAIVGSGADFHDLTIRGATLEEAFLTLTAKAHS
- a CDS encoding ABC transporter permease; this translates as MTSTTSTTSTTAPSAGPRPSAGPSPVRLALLHARYGLIETFRIPIAIIGTMVFPALALLFFVVPQREVADNPLFATQAVISLAVFAVMANSLFSFGISIAEDREKPWDPYLRTLPAPGGARVLAHILSTGMLGLASIVPVVVVGAVFTAADASLLGIVGGLVAISVSSLPFMLIGIAIGYSMPSKAAIAVVQVIMFGFAFAGGLFLPPLMFPHWLETLSTFFPSRQARELVIWAATGEALPAWSWLGLAAWIAGTIALALWLFRRDQGRRFR